From the genome of Oryza glaberrima chromosome 1, OglaRS2, whole genome shotgun sequence:
CGGATTGTAGActatggtggtggtgctggcTCTCTGATTCCCTCCTCCAGACCCCTCAGGGGGTATGCCTTTTATACCGTGAATCACCTTAGTCTTCACGTAGAACTCGGATACTATGGACCACACACGATATAGTATAAACCCAATCCTTTCTGAATAGGACTATGCTATTCACTTGCCCGTGATGATAATTTCCATAATTTCTTGTTATTTTCCTTATCGTATACGGAGTTATACCGTATACACGAAGGTATACTGTATtcgtatattccataagtcgtaggatatAAGATATGTCTTATCCGTAACCATGATAATGTAGTCTTCGTCCTACATGGTATTGACATGACGCTCATGTggtattagaatttaaaaaaatatgggacacATTTATCATTCACAAAAGGAATGGCTAACATCAAGTTGTCGCCGGTGACGGCCGAGAAGGACATCCTCACCATGGGATGAGGAGCCACTTACACCGGCTGGGGtaacgacgacgaggaagctGCTCCCCCCTGACCATCACCATCGAACAAAAGACCATCAGTTCCACTGGGAGTTGTTGTCACCTGAGATGAGAACAGCGGTGGCGGTGACCTCGTGAAAACCTCGGTGACCAAGAACTAGCGCAGATGATCCTCATCAGGGAGCCACTCACCTCATTAGTCTCCGACTGGAGCCGCCACGTAGAAGTCGCTTGTGCTCgcccctcctccaccaccaccaccacctcctcctcctcctcctcctttcgtCTCGTCGTGGCCCTTGGTGCCATCATATCGACGACGTCCTCGTTCACCACCGCTCTCGCATTTCATCATCGTGGTGCTGATGCCACCTCGTCCGACTCCTGCTGTGCGAGCAGCAGCGCCTCGGCATCTCTCTCATTgtcgtcatcggcggcggcgataggaGGTGTGCGCTTAGGTCATCGGAGCCGATAagagctgagagagagagagagagagagagagagagagagagagagactgggGCGCGTCGGCTGGAGTAGGGTTTCTTTCCGTTTATATCTTGTGGGCATGAGTTCTCGGCGGCGTCTCGTCTCCGGCTTCCTCGAATGTGGCCAGCGGCACCACCCACGGGACATGCTGTCGCCACTCTGGGCcccgcccaccgccaccgctgctctaGCGGTCCCTGTAGACGACcaagggggagagaaagagaaagagagagaagggagagggaggaaggaggaagaagggattgagaaagagaggatgatatatgggtcccacaaCATTCCTTATGTGAATGATAAATGAgtctcacattttttttaattctaataccaCATAAGCACTACGTAGGACAGAGATCAAATCAGCACCACCACATAGGTGACACGTCAGCGAAACCTTCCTCCAAAACCTTCGACGGAgttaaattgcactggttttaatagttgtgGTCAGTAGTTAAGGGACTTAAACTAGACTATTCCCCTAAGAAATCGTCAGGCCCATACAACGAACAGCCCAGCGACAGAAGAAAGCGACAACTTTTAATTGGCCTATAACTcctttcctcccttctcttctgaCCTAGTCGTCGACCCCCGCGTCCCCCTTCCTCGCTGGGTTCGCCCGCACGCCCGCCCgcaccgccgcacgccgccggtcgcccctcctccccgccgacgCTGAGCACCGCCGATCCCCGTCCCGCtaggcagcggcgccgccgtcctccgacCGAGCccctcgccggtgagcacccgcGCGCAGACCCTCTTTACCATTCCTCTACACCCACGCGCTTTCTCCTTGACTTAACCTTAGCTTTCCCTTGTAAATAAATCCGGGAGATTTTCTCCCCCTTGTCTTAACCCTTGTGCTAATGGATGTTTGGGGGGGTTCAGATGAAACCCCCATGCGTGACGTTGGATCCGCCGCTGCGTAGGAACATGTAGGTAGGGGAGTTGCTATGTGTGTGGTCTAGGGTATGAGCCGAATAAACCAGCGGAAATGGATAATCGGCTTGTTAGGTCCGCCCCCTTTGCATAAGAATTTTGTAGGTAGGAGGTGCTATGTATGTGGGTCTAGGATATGAGCCGAGTAAAGCTGCGGAAACGATTAATCGGATAATTAGGTTGGGAAATTTCATGGTTTGCGATATCACTTTAGGATACGCCACAGCGCCTGTTTTCTAAATGTTGAAATGCTACCTATTAGTTTATGATAGCTCTATGCAAGATATTTTCCATCTTCAAGTAGAGGGATTTTGATGTTCTCATGCAATAAAACGGCAAAACACGATCCAAAAAGTATCTTGATATTGAAGCAAAACATCAAGAAGGCCAGCTTACAGTGGGTTCTAACAAACCTCAATGCGCGCTAATAAACCCTAGACAAACCTCTACCCGTGCGCCTTCCAGGATCATGAACAAAACAGGTTTCCTGTGGGGATCAAGTGATGCAACCAGGAACTAACCACCCTGGACTCGCCCCCTTCACCAAACTGTAGAGTGGTAGAGGCGGCAGCAATCTTCAACTTATAGCAGATGGAACTGGCGAACTGCCATAGTGCCATCTATCTTTGTACTGGGGAGACATGCTTGATGACAGCCATGCAAAAACGAATAAAACAAACCCTAGGCTACAATAGTTGCAGTATATATGACGCAAGCCCTAGCGTCTTCAGCAAGAAAAACAAACTGCGAATCGTAACATAAACGTGTAGGACCTCCTAATAAATCCATTCTGGTTTTATGTGGTACTCACTTTTGTACAGAAGCTCTAGTAAACCAACTCGAGTTAGTTCATGTACCAAGGACATGCACTCTATTTAggaaataaatagataaaagGAAACGACAAAAGCTAACCAATTGGATAACTACTAGACACAACTCTTGTGCCTTCCTATCTTGCGCACGCAGAGATAGGATCTATTTTGTTCGATTCTACTCCCAGCTCACAAAGATATCTACTGCATGGTCACCTTTGTGTCAATGCGTGCTACAGCTCCTTTATTGCGCGTCAAAATAGTGTGGTCTGTATACTCAGCCCTTGGATTGTCAGGCACATTTAGCTCAATTCACCAAAATAGGAAGAATTCCAACTTGATTAAATATGAAGGTTTCACATCAAGTTTCTGGTATGCTAGTTCGATTATCTACGCCTTGTGCGTTGGACAGACCACTTGGACCTTAGTGACGAGGATGACTTAGTATCTTGGCGCTTGGGACCTAGGTGAATGGAAGGTTGGTGATGCTGCCTTTCGCCAGTGGCAAAATGTGTACACCAAACTTGCCATTTgttcaaaagagaaaaatggAAGTGGAAAATATTTTGCAAAGATGCCCAAAGTGGCATACCCCAGGGCTTTGATGACAAAACACTAGACAGTGCCATTTTAACAATTAGAATGGAAACGATGGGTTGATGGCATATCCTAGACCGAGAGGCTAGAATACCAAAGTGGGTGGTGGAAAATCATGAAGTTTCCCTATTAGGTTGGGTTTTTGGATTTTGAAGTGATAGGTGGGTGTAGACTGAGAGCAGGGCATAATCCCTAGCTCATACTTTTAAAAGAGTAAAGGCGTATTCAATCCTAATAGTTGGAATTGtggttgtttttttatgttgaGGTTTGAAACTTGCAGGTTCCTGCTCCTATTGCTCAAGCCATTAGGTTGCATCGAAACAGTATGAGCTCTCATGATTTTGCAAGAAGGGTTCCGAAGAGGCGGCGGACTAACAAGTTGCTTTCGCAACTTCTTCCGGACCTGAACTCACTCCCAGCTGAAGGAGCTGATGATGGGGGATCACCTTCCAGTAGTGTGCTCGTCTCACACGCCCAGACTTCTGCTGTGGCTGTGGCTGGAACCTCGCAGCATTTGGTGCCAGCAGTTGTTGCGGGGCCGCACATTGGAATGAGTAGTTGTCCCATTATCGTGGATGATATCGATGATGATGTTGTGATTTATTCTGCAAGCTCGTTCCCTCAAGTATGATCCTTGTGCTTGGTTCTTATTTCTGCATGCACACATATTTGTTTTCttgctcttttattttattatatgatTGTTCAAGTTCAGTATGAAAGAATCATTGTTGCACTGTTGCTTCCTTTATTTTTCAGGTGAGGCAGCAGGCTCCAAGGACAGAACCTGTTGTGACCATAGAAGATGATTCTGAAACTACCCCTGGACAAGCAGGTACCCCAGCACGTCCTTTTCCCCGTCCATATTGTTGGCATTTGAACGGAACTAGTTATTCATACCTTTTGTTTTCTATAGTGATCAGTTTCTCTCAAATAACATTATTTATCTGGCATCAGATTAGTGTGAATTGTTATGCTAGTTAAATTGTGTGTATCCAACATAGGATAGCAATTCGTACCCATTCCACATTCCCTAGCAGGAAATTCCTCTTTTAGGGTATGGAGATATGGGATTTGTTGCCTCCCAACATTATGCTATCTGGGAATAGTCTACCCCTGTTGGGTGAGTCGTGGTAGTGGGAACGTCCCCATATTCCATATCCCTGATCCCCACTTGCCCCCCATTAAACTCAGCGTGGTAGCCCATGTAATTGTACAAGCATCTAAGGTATGAGAGATTTTACATCTATGGTTAGTGCGTCTTCCACTTGTTGGTTTCTGAGCATCAAGAATTACAACAGTTACATGAATAACTGTTGAGGCTGTTGCCAACTTAGGTGCCCATTTGTTATGAGCCCCTGCAAGAATGGAAACTAGCCAACTATACACAATATTCTTGTACAGCTCCGCACTCCTATCAGAACCAAAGTTTTATACACGCGCTATTTGGTTGTAAGATAAACAGATTCAGGCTGCTGCTTGATATTGCCTATTGACTATAGCATATAAATAATGTGTAGGAACTCACACCACCACTTGAGATTGCCTTGTGTGGTAGTGGGGAGAAGAGTGCCACAAACACAAAGTAGTCTTTCTGACTTCAGAAAGTTCAGTTTTCTTACAACTGCTATCTGTAGATGTCACTGGGTTGGGTCATTAGACATAGCAAGTTACCATGTAAGATTCATTAGCAGAAAAATCAGCACTAaggatcatttattttattctaatgcTTCCTAGCCTTTGGCAAAGTGTGACTTgccacctcccccaccccccaaaaaaaagtgCCATAAGAGGGCTAAAGCTAAGCCTAAGTATGAAGCTCTGGCACATGGACCATAGTGGAAAAAACGGGACCGGTGAGTGACCCGGAGGACCTCTCGGTTCACCGGTCCAACGGTCTGACCAGGGAACCGCCGGTTGAACCGCGGTTCAATAACTTATGTAAGCAATGTGTATTTTCTTTATCACACAAGTGAAAGAACGGTGGGATGGCTAGAGCCAAGCGCTCTAACCTAGTAGACCCTAACCTAGTAGACCAAGGTTCGGGTCCTCGCGCCTGCAAGTATTTCTctgatttttgtaaaaaacaacCGCGTGGGCTAGGACTGGGCCTTACTGGAGCCCATGTATATCTCCTTTACCGGTCCGACCAAGGCGGTTTAATGCCCGGTTAATTCAAAACCCGGCCGGTTCAGCCGGTTCAATCCGGGTTGGATGCATGTCCGGTCTTTCAGCTGGACCGAACCGTGGAGACttctggttccggttttttcagGTTGAACCGCCGGcccggtccggttttttccaCTATGACATGGACCATAGGAATTGAAAAAACGAGGTTCTGTGTAAGTCACAGTTGTGAGAAGTAACCGAACACCTGTCAAAATGTGTAGGATAGTTCAAGTTAGGTGTTGCAAAGATGTTTTAGGTCTCTTTGAGACATGTACTCTTTTAGTATGCCATATTGCCATGGCTTATAAACTACAAGCTGGATATGATAAATGCTATTCAATCTCACAGTATCTGCCAATTCTCCTCAAAATAAACCATAGGCACTAATTCTCGCAGCTTTTCTTCTTTAAAGTTTCCCGCATGTGTTTAGACCACATTTTCCATTTATTAATGTGGTGTGTGTTGCTTTGTTCCAGGGGATGCAGTTGATGAGCATGTGGATATACTACTATCTCTGACTCTGGGCAGGTATCCTAGGCATGGTCATCAGAGATCCTCCAACATCAGCACCAGCCCTGTGATACATATAATTGACACACCTAGCAATGTACTCAAACTTGAATTTCTTCAATACACCTATCAGGTCTGTGATGTTCAGTTAAATAATGCAGCGTTTGGTGGTAATGCAGGCACTCCCTGAACCTGAGAAGGCCGTTCCGAAGGAACCAACTTTCAATTGCCCTGTCTGCATGAACGAGCTGGTCGAACCGTCATCGACCATCTGCGGTCACATTTTTTGCAAGCAGTGTATCAAGGCCTCAATCCAGGCTCAGAAGAAGTGCCCTACCTGCCGGAGGAAGCTGACCATGAACAACTTCCACCGCGTGTATCTCCCTTCTGCGGAGTAAACCGGTTTCCACCATTCTGGAAATCAGCGTCCCTCCTTCCACCCTGACTCTCGCCACATTGGCGTTCTGATGATTGTATCTGAAAATGTTTGACAGGCTTGCTAGCATACCGTTTTGCTGGAGCAGTTTTAACAGGTGTTGTACTGTTGTTGGATCCGTTAAAAGAATACGATTGTATGTCCTGTGGAAATGATCCATGCTATTAAAGGTCTAGATTTTGTGGGGAaaacattttcctttttttatgacACCTAAATAGTCAagaaaatcttttaaaaaaattgtgatgaTAGATTGATGTGTAATATATCAGTTTACAAACatataattcaaattcgaattctGAGTTATGAGTTGTAGttagattttaatttttttaaaacatgtagAAGTTTAATTTGATCTGGGGTAGCTGTGGAGTGatatatatcatattaatctgtcttgttattttttaaaaacctttttaataactatttaagGACTTATTCATTTTGTTGAGAAAAATTAATCCTACCAAAAATCGgtaatgtcaaaattttggtacacTTTAACATTACCAAAGTTTTGGTGTTAGTTACGTTAATTTGAAGTCTTACTAAAATTTAGGAGAACTTTTGTGAGAAGAAATTTCCAGATTACCGATGTTTGGTAGGGTAGCAATGATAAAgttatgtttagtttgttaccctATTGGCACTAAAACAGGGGTACGTTATCTTGAGGGACAAAATTCCATCGTGCTTGCCCTCTAGGCTCCAGGGAATATAGGAAGCATTTCTGTGCTCTGCTGCTGGCGTTTGTCTCTTGAGGTCATGGGCTCGCGGCGGCAGCAGGGGTGGGTAATTGGTCATCCTTGGTATTTCGGTCCAATTTTTTCGATCTTTAAAAGCagaaaattgagaaaatatttttaactatttatcactcTTAGATGTGGCAAGTCACCGAGACCCGTATATTATTTGACACATGAGGATCCACGTATCGTTAACATATGAATAACAAATAGTAAACGTCAAAtttaaaagtgacaaatagttaaattccctaAAATCAAAGTTATCTACGCAAACTCATATGAACCAACAATTCGGTTAACCGATATTTCAGCCTCCGGTTTTTGATCCTCGGTGTTTATACCCACCCCTAGCAGCAGCAGAGTGACCATCTCTGGCGTGTGCGACCGGGGGAGGTCTCAATCAACGGGTTGCCATCTCGTTAGCCCGAAGCAAGGGGCGTCTACCACacgcgcagcagcagcaacaacgcAGTGCATCATCCACCCAACGGCGCCGTTCAACACACACGTCTCCATTCCGTTGACGCCGACCGCGATAACTAGAGGGCAGGCAGGCGAGCAGGAAgccaggaagaagaagaagacgtgGTGGTGCCGTGGTGGGCACACGGACGTTGACGTAGGCGACGGGACACCCAGCGCATACCCCTCCTGCTCCGTCTTTCCACCCATACGCCACTACTAGGGTAACGCCTCCCTTGCATAAATGAAAATCCTTCATATTGCTTAGCTACCTCCGTCTCAtattacttgtcgctttgagtttttatttgtaatgtttgatcgttcgtcttattaaaaaaattggaattattatttattttgtttgtgacttattttattatcaaaactactttaagtttgacttattattttttatatttacactaatttttaaaacgaatggtcaaacgttacaagaaaaaggtcaaagcgacaagtaataCATGACGGAGGCAGCACCTTGCTAGTACTAGCTAGGCAGTAGGCACTCTCCTTAATTCTACTGTTAACTAGCCCCTAGATTAGTATTATGGAGCTATTACACTAAGTAGGATTTAAATATGCACATaaatattactctctccgttttatattgtaTAAGtcatttaacattttttttcttagtcaaatttatttaaatttgataggtttatagaaatatatagtATGGCCAGGTAATCTTAAGGTAGAGACCCAGAGATTGCTTCTGCGCCAAcgttttcaatacaaaacaaacatattatcaaaatatattcaatgttaaatttaatgaaagtAATTTGATGTCATAAGTGttgctattttttataaacttgatcaaacctaagtatttttttaaaaaaagtcaaataagttataatataaaacagatgaAGTGATACACCCAAGTGAGTTTTAGAGATCTGTTGTATGGCGTATGTGTTAGGGAATATGTTTGTGGATGAGATATGATGTTGAGTGTGTGTCTGCAATGCAATCGAAGAAACAATATAGCTAAGGGTGTTAATCAGTCAAGTAGGCGGCGCAAGACGCTATCATATCAAATTCAATAATTAGCAAGGGATCGCCGTGCAACGTGTATAGTATAACATCACGGGCTCAAGTTGTGTATTTAAGGCGATGGATTATGGCTACAGGGGTGGTCCTTAATCTgtcaaattaattttttttccaggaTTAAAATCACTGATGAAACGATTTCTTTTCCTCCCTCATGCAGTTCCACGTTTATTAGAACAGTAGGCTGATCGAAATATTGATCATGACACCTTACGAGAATAATTATGACCACTGCTATACCTACTAAATTTTTATTACAAAATTTTTATTAACAATCATCTCAAACGTTTGATTTAGATAAGaggaagttaaaaaaaatctaaatacacTCATAGCATGACATATCAGTGCGGATAAGAATTTAGTGAGAAAAAATAAACACGTATAACCTTTTTCAATAATTATATCATGTCGCCCACCTCAATTAGTCCCAGCTAAACGCAGTTGGGCTTGTTCCAACTTCCAATGCAACGTCCTCCATGACCACGGCGTCTTCTGGACACCTCAGTTTAGGTGCAACGTTTACATCGGTCAGTTCATCATCGCTAGGCAACAACTGCATTTTCAACGTTAACGGGAGTGCAAAATACAGAGGAAAAAACAGGGGAAATCTGTGACGCGACACATGTCACGCATACCACATAGAAAGTCTTGttcggctgcggctgcggctgcggctacaTTGGATTGGAATAATTCATTTCAAAGTTCAAGACACGAGCGAGAGACAGCTCATATCCACACAAACAAGTTTATAATAGTAATATAGTTAACTATAACTCTAAAATTAATCAACATATCATCTACAACTTATCTAATAACCTAGCAatataataattacatataaatgaTTGTGATAGTTTGTGATGGTTGCCATGTTTTATGCTGCGACCGTAAAACCAAGCCGATCGATCGGCTACAGGCTGCAGCCCAAAACCACACAGCCATTAACTAAGAAaacaagttttaaaaaaaatcaagggaaACAAAAATCATACAAAGAGCAGCTGCTTATTGGGGCTAGCAGCAGCCGCTATAGCTATTACGAGTTGGCTGCTACATCAACTATCACAAACGATCAACTTAATATACCTATACCTATGATGTATTAGATCTCGGGCTACAGCTAGTTACATAtctatagtttaatttttttttcatgtctcatctcctctcttttttaccTAAGGTAAACCTGATGTGTCAATTTGTAGAGCCCACTTACATTAATTATTGTCCTCGCTCTTTAGAAACCTAGATAAGTTAGTTGTCACACTATGACCCATGAGGCATAGATAATTATAAAAAGTGAGGTGATAATTCTAGTTGTCAACAAAAGAATATCTTCACTGGATGGTCAACTATGGGTATGTCACGACTCACAATCAACTTAATgacatacaaaatatttttttcctttttcttcctcttctttcttttataTCATTGTGTTGGTTGGATTTCATCTGCTGCTACCTATGCTGATCTAATGCTGTGTAGAATGTCCAAGATATCATAAGGCAAAATATGTACTTCAATGTCCCTAACGACCTTTCCCTCCCAACCAAAGGTGGCCGGCCAAACAACACAGTACAAGGCACCTAATTCTGAAAAAttgtctcttctcttctccattttTTCTCCTGGTCCTGCCTACCAACATTGGTGGTACCTCGCAAGAAGGGAAAAATAATTGGAGCTGCTCCAAAGTTATACAAAT
Proteins encoded in this window:
- the LOC127767770 gene encoding uncharacterized protein LOC127767770, with the translated sequence MSSHDFARRVPKRRRTNKLLSQLLPDLNSLPAEGADDGGSPSSSVLVSHAQTSAVAVAGTSQHLVPAVVAGPHIGMSSCPIIVDDIDDDVVIYSASSFPQVRQQAPRTEPVVTIEDDSETTPGQAGDAVDEHVDILLSLTLGRYPRHGHQRSSNISTSPVIHIIDTPSNALPEPEKAVPKEPTFNCPVCMNELVEPSSTICGHIFCKQCIKASIQAQKKCPTCRRKLTMNNFHRVYLPSAE